The following nucleotide sequence is from Candidatus Methylomirabilota bacterium.
GACTGGCCCACGCGTGGGCGCGGCGCCAGGGCCGCGTGCGCGCCCACCACGCGTTCGCGCTCAGCGGCGCCGTCTTTGTCGCCACGTTCGTCACCTTCGCGGCAGTAGGGCCCTACGCCCTCAGGCTCTTCGGCCTCGTGTGGCTGCCCATGCTGGTGACGTACCTCGTCGGGATCGGGCTGGTCGCGCGGCTCTTCCAGGACGTGGTCGAGCAGGCGCACCTGGCCGCCGGGCAGCAGCGCTTCCGCGCCATCATCGACGAGGCGTCCGAGGCCATCCGCATCGTGGACCCCGACACCTTCAAGATCATCGACGTCAACCGCCGGGAGTGCGAGCTGTCGGGCTACCGCCCCCAGGAGATGATCGGCCGCGACGTGCGCCAGTTCTGGCCGACCGAGCCCGAACTGCGCGCCCGGCAGGAGGCGTCCGCCGCCGAGGCCCGGGCCCAGGGCTACGCGCGCGCCTTCGGCATGCCGTATCGCACCCGGTCCGGGCGGATCGTGTCGGTGGATTCCACCCGTCGCATCGTCGCGCACCGGGGGCGCCGCTACGAGATCATCGTCTTTCGCGAGGCGGCCGAACGCGAGGCCGTTGAGGCCAGCCGCCGCGAGGCGGGCGAGCTGCGGGCGGTCACCCTGCTGGCGGGCGCAGCCGCGCACGAGATCAACAACCCGTTGGCGGTCGTCATGGGCTCCCTCGATCTGCTGTCGCGGCGGCTGCCCGACGACGGCCAGGAAGCCCGGTGGGTAGAGCAGGCCCTCGACGGCGTCCGCCGCATCCGCGACATCGTGGCGCGCATGACGCGCATCACCAAAATCGAGAGCACGCCGGCCGGCGCGAACCTGCCGCCGATCCTCGACCTCGAGAGATCCAGCGACGACCCCAAGGAGACGTCATGAATTTCGTGCTGGACATCGCCATCATCCTCATCTCCCTCGTCTTCCTCTCCATCGTCGGGCTCGTCGCGGGCGCCGCGATCCCCGGGCTCTTCCTGGCCGCCGCCGCCCCCTGGCTCGACCGGATCCTGCCCGCGCGCAAGAAGCGGGACTGAGCGGGCCCGGGGAAGCCTCATGGGCGCGAAGTACTTCGGCGCGGCGGTCCGACGCCGCGAAGACCCCCGCTTCCTGCGCGGCGAGGCGCGCTACGTCGACGACGTGAAGCTGCCCGGGCTGCTGCACGCCGCGTTCCTCCGGTCACCCCACGCTCACGCGCGCCTGGGAAGGATTCGGACGGAGGCCGCCGCCCGGATGCCCGGCGTCGTCCGCGTCTTC
It contains:
- a CDS encoding LytS/YhcK type 5TM receptor domain-containing protein; translation: MVNGLVFGALSVVLMIARIQLADGLYIDARSVPVALIGLFEGWQAGLLASALPVIYRLVKLGGAGALAGAAGVIVAGLLGGLAHAWARRQGRVRAHHAFALSGAVFVATFVTFAAVGPYALRLFGLVWLPMLVTYLVGIGLVARLFQDVVEQAHLAAGQQRFRAIIDEASEAIRIVDPDTFKIIDVNRRECELSGYRPQEMIGRDVRQFWPTEPELRARQEASAAEARAQGYARAFGMPYRTRSGRIVSVDSTRRIVAHRGRRYEIIVFREAAEREAVEASRREAGELRAVTLLAGAAAHEINNPLAVVMGSLDLLSRRLPDDGQEARWVEQALDGVRRIRDIVARMTRITKIESTPAGANLPPILDLERSSDDPKETS